One window of Caloenas nicobarica isolate bCalNic1 chromosome 7, bCalNic1.hap1, whole genome shotgun sequence genomic DNA carries:
- the ATP5MK gene encoding ATP synthase membrane subunit K, mitochondrial — protein sequence MAGHDSGSQHQFTGFQKYFNSYTITGRRNYVIATYTGVAMLILYFKLRPKKKTPAVADK from the exons ATGGCTGGCCATGACTCGGGATCTCAACACCAGTTCACTGGATTTCAGAAGTACTTCAATTCCTATACCATCACAGGCAGGAGGAAC tatGTAATAGCAACATACACAGGTGTTGCAATGCTCATCTTGTATTTCAAGCTTAGACCTAAAAAGAAAACTCCTGCTGTGGCAGATAAATAA